A stretch of the Mesorhizobium sp. Pch-S genome encodes the following:
- a CDS encoding DMT family transporter yields the protein MDKTTSGWFNGFLGVLIFSGSLPATRVAVMDFSPVFLTVTRAALAGLLGLALLLAFREKRPSRDDLISLTIVALGVVVGFPLLTALALEHVTSAHSIVFIGLLPLATAIFGVLRGGERPRLAFWLFSCLGSALVAGFALSRGLSASPVGDALMLAAIVVCGLGYAEGGKLSRRLGGWQVICWALVISLPLMLVLALITFPPSLAGISMPAWVSLGYVSLFSMLIGFVFWYRGLAQGGIAAVGQLQLLQPFFGLALAAFLLHEQVSAAMVVVTLGVVLCVAGAKRFAK from the coding sequence GTGGACAAGACGACGAGTGGATGGTTCAACGGTTTCCTGGGGGTGCTGATCTTCAGCGGTTCGCTGCCGGCAACACGCGTCGCCGTCATGGATTTCAGCCCGGTGTTCCTGACCGTCACACGCGCGGCTCTCGCCGGCTTGCTCGGTCTCGCCCTTTTGCTGGCCTTTCGCGAGAAGCGCCCAAGCCGGGACGACCTGATCTCACTCACCATCGTGGCACTCGGCGTCGTGGTCGGCTTTCCGCTGCTGACTGCACTGGCGCTCGAGCACGTCACGTCAGCACATTCCATTGTCTTCATCGGCCTGCTGCCGCTTGCGACGGCGATCTTCGGCGTGCTGCGCGGCGGCGAGCGACCCCGCCTTGCCTTCTGGCTGTTTTCCTGCCTGGGCAGCGCACTGGTTGCCGGATTTGCGTTGTCGCGCGGTCTTTCCGCCTCGCCTGTCGGTGATGCCCTGATGCTGGCGGCCATCGTCGTCTGCGGGCTGGGTTATGCGGAAGGTGGAAAACTGTCGCGCCGGCTGGGCGGCTGGCAGGTGATCTGCTGGGCGCTGGTGATTTCGCTGCCGCTGATGCTGGTACTGGCCCTCATCACCTTCCCGCCTTCCCTCGCCGGCATCAGCATGCCGGCATGGGTCAGCCTGGGTTATGTGTCGTTGTTCAGCATGCTGATCGGCTTCGTGTTCTGGTACCGCGGACTGGCGCAAGGCGGCATCGCGGCAGTCGGACAATTGCAGTTGCTGCAGCCATTCTTCGGCCTCGCACTGGCGGCTTTCCTGCTGCACGAGCAGGTCAGCGCCGCCATGGTGGTCGTCACCCTCGGCGTGGTGCTTTGCGTGGCTGGAGCCAAACGGTTCGCGAAATAG
- a CDS encoding PLP-dependent aminotransferase family protein: MDGIAAPASKDGTLIETVMATVRQRIGARQLTPGAKLPSVRAFAKTMQVSTSTVVEAYERLAAEGVIRSRPGSGFYVCGPLAPLSLAEVGPRLDREIDPLWISRQSLEAGEGVLKPGCGWLPADWMPQQALRRALRGLAHARDATLADYGTPLGLAPLRQLLARRMGEHGIEASPNQIMLTESGTQAIDLLCRLLIEPGDTVLVDDPCYFNFHALLRAHRASIVSVPYTPTGPDLDLFAQALAEHRPRLYITNSALHNPTGATLSPVTAHRLLKLADQFEVTIVEDDIFADFEPEPAPRLAAFDGLSRVVHIGSFSKTLSASVRCGFIAAPRDWVERLTDLKISTTFGGGHLSAELVLSLLKDGSYRKHVETLRQRLSASMVDTSKRLEPLGIRPWIEPRAGMFLWCSLPDGLDAADVARRALAEGVVLAPGNAFSLSRTANGFLRFNVAQSQDPRVFEVLAMAMRRDGR; this comes from the coding sequence ATGGATGGGATCGCTGCACCCGCAAGCAAGGACGGAACACTCATCGAAACCGTCATGGCGACGGTTCGGCAACGTATCGGTGCACGGCAATTGACGCCCGGCGCCAAGCTGCCTTCCGTGCGGGCCTTCGCCAAGACCATGCAGGTTTCCACCTCCACCGTAGTGGAGGCGTATGAGCGGCTGGCTGCGGAAGGCGTGATCCGTTCGCGGCCGGGATCAGGCTTCTATGTCTGCGGTCCGCTGGCCCCGCTTTCACTTGCCGAGGTTGGCCCGAGGCTCGATCGCGAGATCGATCCGCTGTGGATTTCGAGGCAGTCCCTGGAGGCCGGGGAGGGGGTATTGAAGCCCGGTTGTGGCTGGCTGCCCGCCGACTGGATGCCGCAGCAGGCGTTGCGGCGCGCGCTGCGCGGCCTTGCCCATGCCAGGGATGCGACGCTGGCTGATTATGGCACGCCGCTCGGGCTGGCGCCGTTGCGGCAACTGCTTGCACGGCGCATGGGCGAGCACGGTATCGAGGCTTCACCCAACCAGATCATGTTGACGGAGTCGGGCACGCAGGCGATCGACCTCCTGTGCCGGCTTCTCATCGAGCCCGGCGATACCGTGCTGGTCGACGATCCATGTTACTTCAATTTCCATGCTTTGCTGCGGGCGCACCGCGCCAGCATCGTCAGCGTGCCCTATACGCCGACCGGGCCGGACCTCGATCTGTTCGCACAGGCGCTGGCCGAGCATCGGCCGCGCCTCTACATCACCAATTCTGCGCTGCACAATCCAACCGGCGCAACCCTCTCGCCGGTCACGGCGCATCGCCTGCTGAAGCTGGCTGACCAGTTCGAGGTGACCATCGTCGAGGACGATATCTTCGCCGATTTCGAGCCGGAGCCGGCGCCGCGGCTGGCTGCGTTCGACGGACTCTCCCGCGTGGTCCATATCGGCAGTTTTTCCAAGACGCTGTCCGCGTCGGTGCGTTGCGGCTTTATCGCGGCGCCGCGCGACTGGGTCGAACGGCTGACTGACCTGAAGATCTCGACCACTTTCGGCGGCGGGCACCTTTCAGCCGAACTGGTGCTTTCCTTGCTCAAGGACGGCAGCTACCGAAAGCACGTCGAGACATTGCGGCAGCGCCTGTCGGCTTCGATGGTCGATACGTCGAAGCGGCTCGAACCGCTCGGCATCAGGCCCTGGATCGAACCGCGTGCCGGCATGTTTTTGTGGTGCAGTCTACCGGATGGGCTCGACGCGGCCGACGTTGCCCGGCGTGCTCTGGCCGAGGGTGTGGTTCTGGCACCCGGCAATGCATTCAGCCTGTCCCGGACGGCGAATGGTTTCCTGCGCTTCAATGTTGCGCAGTCGCAGGATCCAAGGGTGTTCGAAGTGCTTGCCATGGCCATGCGCCGTGATGGGCGCTAG
- a CDS encoding DoxX family protein, protein MIDIDALRPQFLSILRIVSALTLLQYGTGKLLGFPTLERVPAMFSLSWFAGTLELIGGALLLVGLFTRPVAFIISGLMAFAYWIGHAPNSIFPILNGGNLAIVYCFVFLYLFAAGPGPWSLDAYRKSRAPAAA, encoded by the coding sequence ATGATCGACATCGATGCACTGCGACCGCAATTTCTGAGCATCCTGCGAATTGTCAGCGCCCTCACCCTATTGCAGTACGGCACCGGAAAGCTGCTGGGCTTCCCGACACTCGAACGCGTCCCGGCGATGTTTTCCCTGTCGTGGTTCGCCGGCACCCTGGAACTGATCGGCGGCGCCTTGCTGCTGGTCGGTTTGTTTACCCGGCCCGTCGCCTTCATCATTTCCGGCCTGATGGCTTTCGCTTACTGGATCGGCCATGCGCCGAATTCGATCTTCCCGATTCTGAACGGTGGCAACCTCGCCATCGTTTATTGTTTCGTGTTTCTGTATCTGTTTGCCGCCGGCCCGGGCCCTTGGAGCCTCGACGCCTATCGGAAATCGCGAGCACCCGCCGCGGCCTGA
- a CDS encoding AAA family ATPase: MVRFAGEILILTGTPGSGKTTTAKALAAEGGSAKVHLHSDDFWHFIKNGAVAPYLPEAHQQNAVVIDVLAKAAEGYAKGGFFVIVDGIVGPWFLAPFTTLGVALHYVVLRPPLEVAIRRCQDRGGDTLTDPEPIAALHRQLSDLGELERHAIDIGDQAREQTFATVVEALRGGTFRLS; encoded by the coding sequence ATGGTAAGATTTGCAGGCGAAATCCTGATCCTGACCGGAACACCGGGGTCGGGCAAGACCACCACCGCCAAAGCGCTTGCGGCGGAGGGCGGATCGGCAAAAGTCCATCTCCACTCCGATGATTTCTGGCACTTCATCAAAAATGGCGCCGTCGCACCCTACCTGCCGGAAGCCCACCAGCAGAACGCCGTGGTAATCGATGTCCTGGCCAAGGCAGCAGAGGGTTACGCCAAAGGCGGTTTCTTCGTCATCGTCGACGGCATTGTCGGCCCATGGTTCCTGGCACCGTTCACGACACTTGGCGTAGCTCTGCACTATGTGGTTCTGCGCCCGCCGCTCGAGGTGGCCATCCGCCGTTGTCAGGACCGCGGCGGTGACACGCTGACGGACCCCGAGCCGATTGCCGCGCTGCACCGGCAGCTTTCCGATCTGGGGGAGTTGGAACGGCATGCCATCGACATCGGCGACCAGGCCCGTGAACAAACGTTTGCCACTGTTGTTGAAGCCCTGCGCGGCGGCACGTTTCGTTTGTCCTGA
- a CDS encoding VOC family protein, with the protein MFSHVTVGVSDLDRAERFYDAVLLPLELRRRPVTPDGGPASACWVGKDHTLPRFYAYIPFDGGPANPGNGSMVAFLAPSPEAVSIAHAAGVAAGGSDEGAPGPRPHYGDGYFGAYLRDPDGNKVHIVHRGDIRD; encoded by the coding sequence ATGTTCAGCCATGTGACAGTCGGCGTCAGCGATCTCGATCGCGCAGAGCGCTTTTATGACGCCGTGCTCCTGCCGCTGGAGCTTCGCCGGCGACCCGTCACACCCGATGGCGGCCCGGCATCCGCATGCTGGGTAGGCAAGGACCACACCTTGCCGCGTTTCTATGCCTATATTCCCTTTGACGGCGGACCAGCGAACCCCGGCAACGGCTCCATGGTCGCGTTCCTCGCTCCTTCTCCGGAGGCCGTCTCGATTGCCCATGCCGCGGGTGTCGCCGCAGGCGGATCGGACGAAGGCGCACCGGGTCCTCGCCCGCACTACGGCGACGGCTATTTCGGCGCCTATCTGCGCGACCCCGACGGCAACAAGGTGCATATCGTCCACCGCGGCGACATCCGGGACTGA
- a CDS encoding MmcQ/YjbR family DNA-binding protein: MTLDEYNGFCASLPASHHVVQWGGAHVWKVGSKVFAIGGWSNEAEIPFFTFKCSDMAYDILKEQPGCRPAPYLASRGMKWIQRVTGESMDDEALKDYLTDSHRLAARNLTRRERRELRLEE, encoded by the coding sequence TTGACACTCGACGAATACAACGGCTTCTGTGCCTCGCTGCCAGCCAGCCATCACGTGGTGCAGTGGGGCGGCGCCCATGTGTGGAAGGTCGGCAGCAAGGTCTTCGCCATCGGAGGCTGGAGCAATGAGGCTGAAATTCCCTTCTTCACCTTCAAGTGTTCGGACATGGCGTACGATATCCTGAAGGAACAGCCCGGCTGCAGGCCCGCGCCTTATCTTGCTTCGCGCGGAATGAAATGGATCCAGCGCGTGACCGGCGAAAGCATGGATGACGAGGCGCTGAAGGACTACCTGACGGACAGTCATCGTCTCGCTGCACGCAACCTGACCAGGCGCGAGCGGCGGGAACTTCGACTGGAGGAATAG
- a CDS encoding L,D-transpeptidase family protein, protein MLRTMLSLSALTLGVTLAFSAQATPSREPVAEGSVARKTEGIQVAQNGDYQVFYDGKGNRVIVDPYTGKVIAIQPPQTRFDRRALRLENRERRVERVPDDERYYLDDPEDMARFRRRQMEDRRAYQYPEDDGGFYDNAPADGSMVETFPPAPGPRDRYGDPLPTTREGIPAPQPVERQPLKEASIDPAQPTSPDGSLAPTEPSTDGKSAINPSLSLGAREDIAALQVLLDRAGASPGAIDGRFGSNMDKALAAYREITGTNLKSTDVAAIKAELDKTGGPAFASYSITPEDAAGPYVASIPEDYSQKATLERMSFTSVTEALAERFHMDEAYLKAINPGVNFNRPGTLVKVVNFGKLAQTPVTHIIADKGRKQVRAYDASGKLVAAYPATIGSSDTPSPTGTHAVSRVAFDPNYTYNPKINFKQGANDKVLTIPPGPNGPVGSIWIALDKPTYGIHGTPEPSKIGKTESHGCVRLTNWDAAELARLVKPGVPVDFIE, encoded by the coding sequence ATGCTGCGCACGATGCTTTCGCTTTCAGCCCTGACGCTTGGCGTGACGCTGGCCTTCAGCGCCCAGGCCACGCCATCCCGCGAGCCGGTCGCGGAGGGCAGTGTGGCAAGGAAGACCGAGGGCATACAGGTCGCCCAGAATGGCGACTACCAGGTTTTCTACGACGGCAAGGGCAACCGCGTCATCGTCGATCCCTATACCGGCAAGGTCATCGCGATCCAGCCGCCGCAGACACGGTTCGACCGGCGCGCCCTGCGCCTTGAAAATCGGGAGCGTCGCGTCGAGCGTGTGCCCGACGACGAGCGCTATTATCTCGATGATCCCGAGGACATGGCCCGTTTTCGCCGCCGGCAGATGGAAGATCGGCGTGCCTACCAGTATCCGGAAGACGATGGCGGATTTTACGACAATGCACCTGCCGACGGCAGCATGGTCGAAACCTTCCCGCCGGCGCCGGGCCCGCGTGATCGTTATGGTGATCCCTTGCCGACCACCCGCGAGGGCATTCCTGCACCGCAGCCGGTGGAGCGGCAGCCATTGAAGGAAGCTTCGATCGATCCGGCGCAGCCCACGTCACCGGATGGTTCGCTTGCTCCGACCGAGCCGTCGACCGACGGCAAGTCGGCGATCAATCCTTCGCTGTCGCTGGGCGCGCGCGAGGACATTGCCGCACTGCAGGTGCTGCTCGACCGCGCCGGCGCTTCGCCCGGTGCGATCGACGGGCGCTTTGGCTCCAACATGGACAAGGCGCTCGCGGCCTATCGCGAAATCACCGGCACCAATCTGAAGTCGACAGATGTTGCGGCAATCAAGGCCGAGCTCGACAAGACGGGCGGGCCGGCGTTCGCCAGCTATTCCATCACCCCTGAGGATGCGGCTGGGCCCTATGTCGCGTCGATCCCGGAAGACTACAGCCAGAAGGCGACGCTGGAGCGCATGAGCTTCACCTCGGTGACCGAGGCGCTCGCCGAACGTTTCCATATGGATGAAGCCTATCTCAAGGCGATCAATCCGGGCGTCAACTTCAACCGGCCAGGCACGCTGGTGAAAGTCGTCAATTTCGGCAAGCTCGCGCAGACACCGGTCACGCACATCATTGCCGACAAGGGCCGCAAGCAGGTCCGCGCTTATGATGCGTCAGGCAAACTGGTCGCTGCCTATCCGGCTACGATCGGCTCGTCCGATACGCCTTCGCCCACAGGAACGCACGCCGTGTCGCGCGTGGCGTTCGACCCTAACTACACCTACAATCCCAAGATCAATTTCAAGCAGGGCGCCAACGACAAGGTGTTGACCATCCCACCGGGACCGAACGGTCCGGTCGGCTCGATCTGGATCGCACTCGACAAGCCGACCTATGGTATTCACGGCACGCCGGAGCCGTCGAAGATCGGCAAGACCGAAAGCCATGGCTGCGTGCGTCTGACCAACTGGGATGCTGCCGAACTGGCCAGGCTGGTGAAACCCGGCGTCCCGGTCGATTTCATCGAATAA
- a CDS encoding MFS transporter: MDASGLGGLASKETFCPQRSRRYVLIAAILASALGFIDGSVLSIAMPVLRTNLGASLVEAQWISNAYALTLSALILAGGAAGDRFGLRRAFVAGIALFIVASIACALAPTAPLLILFRAIQGIGAAVMVPGSLAIIAKAYPKAERGRAIGIWAAASALTTALGPVLGGMVLSSFGAGIWRAIFAINLPLGAIAIWLLLAKVPADSPTQQKGLDLGGAALATLAFGGMAYGLTAMSAEGGNGSVMVNIAAFLIGLAALAVFLLWESRHREPMVDLRLFRIAAFSGANAATFFLYFALSAVLFYLPMLLIAGWGLSTAEAGFIFLPLSAAIALLSGPVGRWSDRIGARLPITLGSFVVGLAFVGLALLAGVDFHGFWTGVFPLAALMGLGMALVVSPLSTAIMTSVDDRDTGAASGINNAVARIAGLMAVAALGAVVGLVYAAAGGPSSGVDFGVLPQSAIEPAAEAVRASATGRAFQAVAAISAAMCFVAAITAWLTQPARPTPQPDEVAAGPTTY, from the coding sequence ATGGATGCCAGCGGTCTCGGCGGATTGGCTTCGAAGGAAACCTTCTGCCCCCAGCGCAGCCGTCGTTATGTGCTGATCGCCGCCATTCTCGCCTCCGCGCTGGGCTTCATCGATGGGTCCGTGCTTTCAATCGCCATGCCGGTGCTGCGCACCAATCTTGGTGCAAGCCTTGTCGAGGCGCAGTGGATTTCCAATGCCTATGCATTGACGCTGTCCGCGCTCATCCTGGCTGGTGGTGCGGCGGGAGACCGGTTTGGTCTTCGCCGGGCTTTCGTTGCCGGGATTGCGCTGTTCATCGTGGCGTCGATCGCGTGCGCGCTGGCGCCAACCGCACCGTTGCTCATCCTGTTCCGGGCGATCCAGGGCATCGGTGCCGCCGTCATGGTGCCCGGCAGCCTTGCCATCATCGCCAAGGCTTATCCGAAAGCCGAGCGAGGCCGCGCCATCGGCATCTGGGCCGCTGCATCGGCTCTGACAACGGCGCTCGGCCCGGTCCTTGGCGGCATGGTGCTCTCCAGCTTCGGCGCCGGCATCTGGCGTGCGATCTTCGCCATCAACCTGCCGCTCGGCGCGATTGCGATCTGGCTGCTGCTTGCCAAGGTGCCGGCAGATTCGCCAACACAGCAGAAAGGCCTGGATCTCGGTGGTGCGGCGCTGGCCACGCTGGCCTTCGGCGGCATGGCCTACGGGTTGACCGCGATGAGCGCGGAAGGCGGCAATGGCTCGGTGATGGTCAATATCGCCGCCTTTCTCATCGGTCTTGCCGCGCTTGCGGTGTTCCTGTTGTGGGAGAGCCGCCATCGCGAACCGATGGTCGATCTCAGGCTGTTTCGGATCGCTGCCTTTTCAGGCGCCAATGCCGCGACCTTCTTTCTCTATTTCGCGCTGTCGGCGGTGCTTTTCTATCTGCCGATGCTCCTGATCGCAGGCTGGGGGCTGAGCACAGCGGAAGCGGGGTTCATCTTCCTGCCACTGTCGGCGGCGATCGCCTTGTTGTCGGGTCCGGTCGGTCGATGGTCCGATCGGATCGGAGCACGCCTGCCGATCACCCTCGGGAGTTTCGTCGTGGGGCTGGCATTTGTCGGACTGGCTTTACTGGCCGGGGTTGATTTTCATGGCTTCTGGACCGGTGTTTTCCCGCTTGCGGCACTCATGGGACTTGGCATGGCGCTGGTCGTATCGCCGCTGTCGACTGCAATCATGACGTCGGTCGATGATCGCGACACAGGCGCCGCATCCGGAATCAACAATGCGGTTGCGCGGATCGCCGGCCTGATGGCGGTCGCCGCGCTGGGCGCGGTGGTCGGGCTGGTCTACGCCGCTGCCGGCGGTCCTTCGAGTGGCGTCGATTTTGGAGTGTTGCCGCAATCCGCCATCGAGCCGGCGGCGGAGGCTGTACGGGCGAGCGCGACGGGCCGCGCTTTCCAGGCCGTTGCCGCGATCTCGGCGGCAATGTGTTTCGTCGCGGCGATAACCGCATGGCTGACGCAGCCGGCACGGCCGACGCCACAGCCTGACGAGGTCGCGGCAGGTCCGACCACTTACTAA
- a CDS encoding GGDEF domain-containing protein — protein sequence MSKNDPRWSLDSSEIAAGDHRWPKLRMLALAGLWTLLVAGLFAFAVKVNLFDWLYDVTRAHEDWQLDEILALLLCVGVGSLVFLVIRTRQLGHEIRRREAAERLAHDSARHDPLTGLANGRRFREALTLAIERASQSRSHCAVLFIDLDRFKPVNDMHGHAIGDEVLIDVAQQIAQAAPADATAARLGGDEFGIVVPSVPGRESVLFLSQRLSRDIGKVRQLGERQLEVGATVGIAVFPEDGLDANALISAADQAMYAAKPSRRGMLGRGDLQGSAIAN from the coding sequence ATGTCGAAGAATGATCCTCGGTGGTCGCTGGATTCTTCCGAGATCGCTGCTGGCGATCACAGATGGCCCAAGCTGCGCATGCTCGCGCTTGCCGGTCTATGGACACTGCTGGTGGCTGGGCTTTTTGCGTTTGCGGTGAAAGTCAATCTTTTCGACTGGCTCTATGACGTCACACGCGCTCATGAGGATTGGCAGCTGGACGAAATCCTGGCGCTGCTTCTGTGCGTCGGTGTCGGGTCGCTGGTTTTCCTGGTTATTCGAACAAGGCAGCTTGGCCACGAAATCAGGCGGCGCGAGGCGGCTGAACGGCTTGCGCATGATTCGGCCCGGCATGATCCTTTGACCGGTCTCGCCAATGGCAGGCGATTTCGTGAGGCCTTGACCCTGGCAATCGAACGCGCCAGTCAGTCCCGGTCGCACTGCGCCGTCCTGTTCATCGATCTCGATCGTTTCAAGCCGGTCAACGACATGCATGGACATGCGATCGGCGATGAGGTGCTGATCGATGTCGCGCAGCAGATCGCGCAGGCGGCTCCGGCGGACGCAACGGCAGCCCGGCTTGGTGGTGATGAATTCGGGATCGTGGTGCCGTCCGTGCCTGGCCGGGAATCCGTGCTGTTCCTGTCGCAACGGCTTTCGCGTGATATCGGCAAGGTGCGGCAACTCGGCGAGCGGCAACTGGAAGTCGGCGCCACTGTCGGCATTGCCGTCTTCCCGGAAGACGGCCTTGATGCCAACGCGCTCATCAGCGCAGCCGATCAGGCCATGTATGCGGCCAAGCCGTCGCGGCG